Proteins from one Candidatus Neomarinimicrobiota bacterium genomic window:
- the secG gene encoding preprotein translocase subunit SecG: MYTFLIIVHVFVALLLIVVILMQSSKGGGLAGAFGGGGGGGGQQALFGGRGAASFLQKVTVGLAVIFMLLALVINLIGDDTTTQQSVVQQAAQQQELSPGTSLPKPSGTEGQQGLAPMETPGSQGTPVPQQTPGNEGSE, translated from the coding sequence TTGTACACCTTTTTAATAATTGTACACGTCTTTGTAGCCCTACTGTTGATTGTAGTTATCCTGATGCAATCCAGTAAGGGCGGTGGCCTTGCCGGCGCCTTTGGCGGCGGTGGTGGCGGTGGCGGACAGCAAGCGCTGTTCGGTGGTCGCGGTGCGGCCAGTTTTCTACAAAAGGTGACTGTTGGTCTCGCCGTTATTTTTATGTTATTGGCACTCGTCATTAATTTAATCGGTGATGATACCACGACGCAACAGAGCGTGGTACAGCAGGCAGCACAGCAGCAGGAATTAAGTCCGGGAACGTCGTTGCCAAAACCTTCCGGCACTGAAGGACAGCAGGGGCTTGCTCCCATGGAAACTCCCGGGAGTCAGGGTACACCAGTCCCGCAACAGACGCCCGGTAATGAAGGTTCTGAGTAG